The sequence CGCCAGGCGATCCACGATGCCCTGATTTCAGAGACACCATCCATCGCGGTGATGGAGATCGTGGCCATCGGTGCCGATCTCCTGCTTGCCGGGCAGGCAACGATGGGTGACGTGAGGTTCTGGTCGTCCATCATCGTCTCGCTGACGCTCGGGCTTCTGGCGGCCTATCCGGTCAACCTGCTGCTGATCCGGATGGGCATCAAGGAGGGCATGATGGACCCCCGCGACACGGAGATGTCTACGAGCTGATTCCCGCGTCCGCCTCGATCTGCCGCCGCGACTTGCGCGCCCGTTCGGTGGCTGACTTGAGCTGACCGCAAGCGGCCATGATGTCCTCTCCGCGCGGCGTGCGAATCGGAGAAGCATACCCCGCCTTGTAGATGATGTCGGCAAAGGCCCGGATGCGGTTGTTGCTCGACCGCCTGTAAGGGGCGCCGGGCCATTCGTTGAACGGGATCAGGTTCACCTTGGCGGGGATGTCTTCGATCAGCTTCACCAGCCGCCGGGCGTCCTCGTCGCTGTCGTTCACACCGTCCAGCATCACGTATTCAAAAGTGATCCGCTCCGAATTGCTGACCTTGGGATAGCTCTTGAGCGCCTCCAGCAGCTCGGCGATGTTCCAACGCTTGTTGATCGGGACCAGTTTGTCCCGCACTTCATCGGTGGTGGCGTGAAACGAAACGGCCAGTTGGCAGCCGATCTCTTCCGCGGTCCGCCAGATTTCCGGCACCACCCCGGAGGTGGACAGCGTGATCCGGCGGCGCGACAGCTGGATACCTTCCGCGTCCATGGCGATCTTCATCGCATCGCGCACGTTCTCGAAATTATAAAGCGGTTCGCCCATGCCCATCAGAACGATGTTCGACAGAAGGCGGGTTTCGTCCTTGGTTGCACCGGGCACAGGCCATTCGCCCAAATCGTCGCGGGCAACCATCACCTGCCCGATGATCTCGGCCGCGGTAAGATTGCGGACCAGTTTCTGCGTCCCGGTGTGACAGAAGGAGCATGTCAGCGTGCACCCGACCTGAGAAGAGACGCAGAGCGTGCCGCGCCCCTCCTCGGGGATATAGACCACCTCCACCTCGTGACCGCCCGCGATCCGGACAAGGTACTTGCGCGTGCCGTCCGTGCTCACCTGGCGGGTGACGACTTCCGGAACCTCGATCACGAACTTCTCTGCCAGCTCCGCGCGGTAGGCCTTGGCCAGGTTGGTCATCGACGCGAAATCGCGCACGCCCCACTGATAGATCCACTGCCAGATCTGGCCCACGCGCATCTTGGCCTGCTTCTCGGGCGTGCCATGCGCGATCAGCACCTCTCGCATCCGCTCGCGCGTCATGCCGACGAGGTTGATCGGCCCCTCCGGCAGCTTGCGCGGAATGGTATGGACGTCCTGTGTAATCGGCGCGGTGGCGGTCATGATCGACTCTCCTCGGGTGGATGCGTCTCTATATAGAATATGCGGGCAATTGCAAAAGGGTCATGGCGACCCCCGGTTCGAAGGTAAGGTTATCCGGACTTGTCCGATGCCGACGTCGGGCCGAAGCTTGTCCTGCCCGGCTCTGCACCGGTGGTCTCGATTAAGACCCCTTTCCCGGCGCAAGGGCCCATCATTCTTGGAAAGGTATAGTCATGTCCATACTGTACGGATTTGCCCTGACGTCGTTCACCGCCATGATCGTGATCCTTGGCGACTACCTGATAAAATCCGCGGTCGATCAGGGTCAGGCAGCGGCTTCGCCCCTCGTCGTCCTCGGCTGCACGCTTTATGCCGCTTCGGCCCTGATCTGGTATTTCGCCCTGCAGCACGTCACGCTTTCCCAAGCCGGAGTAGGGTTTTCCATGATCACCCTCGTCGCCCTCTGTGCCATCGGCGTGCTGCGGTTCGGCGAAACCCTGCAGATCAGGGAATTCGCCGGGATCGGCTGCGCATTGGCAGCCATGATCCTGATGGTACGGGTGACCTGACGGGTCGCGCGCCGTTCAACCGCCGCAGCGCTTGGCGGCATCTTCGACAGCCGCGGTAAAGCCCAGCAACGAGAAGGTGTCCTTGGTATCCGTGCCACGGCCCGACTCGCCCGACACGACGGCATCGGCCCCCCGCTTCATCGCTGTGATGATCTTGGCATCGTCTTCGGTCGTCGCGGGCCAGGCCCATTCACCTTCGGTGAAGAGTTCGAAGGTGGTCCCGGAAATGTCCATCGTCACCGTCGAGCCGGACTTGAAAGGATAGCCGCCGGTAAAGGCGACCTGCCCCTTGGCGCCCGCGGAGGGACGATAGAACACCATCAGGAGGGTCTGACCGCGGTTCACGGCAACGACCCGGCCATCGCGAGAGTTCACGGTTTCCTTCGGCGTGGACACACCCCAGCACTCTGTCGGGTTGTCCTCGACGAACACGCTCCAGTCGGTCTTGGCCGCCACGCGGTTCGTGCTCTGATCCTGAGCGGCGGCGCCCGACGCTGCTGCCAACGCGGCCAGCCCCACGATGACACCGAAATTCCTTATCATTCCCATCTGTCCAGCCTCCAGCTGTCCTTGACCTCAACTCAATCGCAAGCCTTGATGGCGGCGTTGTCTGGCCGCTCTCCTGCAAGTGCCTGTTATCTTTTCGACAACAAGCATAATAACGCGAAACAGGCGACAGACGAAACCCTGATTGGCAGGAATTCGCGCACGAATCGGAGGAAATCATGACCCAACCCAGCCCCTTCGCCGAAATCTGGCGTGGCCCCTTTCTGGAAAGCGTCCATTCCGGCCACGCGGTGATCTGCGACGACACCGGCCAGATCGTCGAGGCCTGGGGCGATCCGGCAACCGTGATCCTGCCGCGCAGCTCTTCCAAGATGATCCAGGCCCTGCCGCTTCTCACCTCCGGGGCCGCCGACAAGGCCCGGCTCGGCACCGAACAGCTGGCACTCGCCTGTGCCTCGCACAACGGCGCGGCGATCCACACCGACCGGGTCGAGACATGGCTTTCCACGCTCGGGCTGGACGACTCCGATTTTCGCTGCGGCCCGCAGGAACCGGACGACCGCGAGGCGCGCGATGGGCTGATACGGGCAGGACAGTCTCCCTGCCAGGTACACAACAACTGCTCCGGCAAGCACGCCGGATTCCTGACACTGAACAAGCACCTCGGAGGCGGGGCCGATTACGTCGATCCCGCGCATCCCGTGCAGCGCGCGTGCCTCGCCGCGTTCGAGGAGGTGACGGGCGAATCCTCGCCGGGCTATGGCATCGACGGCTGCTCCGCCCCGAACTTCGCTTGCAGCCTGCAAGGCATGGCGCGCGCCATGGCGGGCTTCGCCGCCGCGCCCGAAGGATCGGCCGAAGCGCGGCTGCATCAGGCAATGCGCCTGCATCCCGAACTGGTGGCCGGAGAAGGCCGCGCCTGCACCGAACTGATGCGCGCGATGGACGGCAAGGTCGCCCTGAAGACGGGCGCCGAAGGGTTCTTCATCGCGATCCTGCCCGAACAGAAACTGGGCATCGCCCTCAAGGCTGCCTGCGGCACCACCCGTGCCGCCGAATGCGCCATCGCCGCGATCCTCGTGCGCCTCGGCGTTCTGGACCCGAACCATCCCGCCACCCTGAAGCGCATGAACGCGCCGATCACGAACCGCCGCGACATCGTGACCGGCGTGCTGAAACCCGCGGCCGACCTGCTCTGATTCTTTTTGCAGGAAAATACTCCGGGGGAGTCCGAAGGACGGGGGCAGCGCCCCCACCGGATCGCCGCTGTCAGGCGGCGAAATCCGCTTTCGCGTAGCCCTGAACGTACAGCAGCGCGGTCAGGTCACCGAAATTCACCCGCACATTGCATTGCGCGGCAACGGCAGGCTTTGCGTGCAGCGCCACGCCAAGGCCGGCACGCGTCAACATGCCCAGATCGTTCGCCCCGTCCCCGACGGCGATCACGTCCGCTTCGGCAATGCCCAGCCGCGCCGTGATCTGCTCCAGCGCATCGACCTTGGCCTGTTTCCCCAGAATGGGCATCCCCACCTCACCGCTCAACACGCCCTTGTCGGCCAGCAGGGTATTGGCGCGATGCTCGTCGAAACCCAGCAGGGCCGCGACCTTTGCCGTGAAGGCCGTGAAGCCGCCGGAGACCAGCGCCGCATGACCGCCCTGCGCCTTCATCGTCGCCACCAGTGTCGGCCCCCCCGGCATAAGTGTGATCCGTTCTGACAGCACCTTTTCGATCACCGACTCCGGCAGCCCTTTAAGCAGGCCGACCCGCTCACGCAGGGCACCCTCAAAATCCAGCTCGCCATTCATCGCGCGCGCCGTGATGTCCTTGACCCTTGCCCCGACACCCGCCTCATCGGCCAGCTCGTCGATGCATTCCTGCTGGATCATCGTGCTGTCCATATCGGCCAGCAGCATCCGCTTGCGGCGGTTTGCGGTCGGCACGACAACCAGATCGACGCCCATCTTCTGACAGTCCTCCCAGACCGCCTCGAAATTGTCAGGCTGCCGCGCGATCCCGAATTCCGCCGCTTCGTCCGGCGCCAGCCAGACCGCGTCACCGCCACCCCAGGCATTGCGCAGGCTGTCGATCAGCGCAGGATCGAGTTTGGGATCGCGGGGCGAGCTCAGCAGGACGGCTGTAAGCATGCAAAGTTTCCGATCGGCGTCATGAACGTCGCAATTGCGCGACAAGGCGGCGTTCTAGACGCGTTTTCCAGATTGCACCAGACCGGGCGACCCCTTAAACGCAGCCGTGGGACACCCTTCCCCAACGAAGGGCGCATATCTGAGAGGGTAGCATCAATGGCTATTACTGCACCGGCAACGCGGCCGGCAAATCCGCGTTTTTCTTCCGGCCCCTGTGCCAAGATCCCCACATTCGACCTGACCAAGCTCGCGTCTGCGCCCCTGGGCCGCAGCCATCGCGCAGCACCGGGCAAGGCCAAGCTGCTGGAGGCGATCGAGACCACCCGCGAGGTGCTCGGCGTTCCTGCCGACTATCGCATCGGCATCGTGCCCGCTTCCGATACGGGCGCTTTCGAGATGGCGATGTGGTCCCTGCTGGGCGAACGCCCGGCCGAAATGGTCGCCTGGGAATCTTTCGGCGCGGGCTGGGTCACCGACGTGGTCAAACAGCTCAAGATCGAAGCGACAGTGCACGAGGCCGACTATGGCCAGATCGTGGACATGGCGGCGCTCAACTACGACCACGATGTCTGTTTCACCTGGAACGGCACCACCTCCGGCGTGCGGATGCCGAACGGCGACGCCATTCCCGCCGACCGCAAGGGGCTGACGCTTTGCGACGCGACCTCCGCAGCCTTCGCGCAGGACCTGCCGTGGGACAAGCTGGATGTGACCACCTTCTCCTGGCAGAAGGTGCTGGGCGGTGAGGCCGCGCACGGCATGCTGATCCTGTCCCCCCGCGCCGTCGAACGGCTGGAAAGCTACACCCCCGCATGGCCGCTGCCCAAGATCTTCCGGATGACCAAGGGCGGCAAGCTGAACGAGGGCATCTTCAAGGGTGAGACGATCAACACGCCCTCCATGCTCTGTGTCGAGGATTACCTGCTGGCGCTCGACTGGGCCAAATCCGTGGGCGGACTGAAGGGTCTGATGGCGAGAGCCGATGCCAACGCGAAGGTGATCTTCGATTTCTGCGAGGCGAACGACTGGATCGCGAACCTGGCCGAAGACCCGGCCACGCGTTCGAACACGTCGGTCTGCCTGAAGTTCACCGATGACCGCATCACCGACGGCGCCGCCTTTGCCAAGGCCGTCGCCAAGCGGCTGGCGGACGAGGGCGTGGCGCTGGACATCGGTGCCTACCGGGACGCGCCTCCGGGCCTGCGTATCTGGTGCGGCGGCACGGTCGAGACTTCGGACATCGAGGCGATGTTGCCTTGGCTCTCCTGGGCGTTCGAGGCCGAAATCTCCGCTTGATCCATCCCTGCGCAGCGACTGCGCACATTCTTTCTTTCCAGTTCAGCCTGCGCCGTAGCTGCGCAGCGCTATCAGACAAGGACCAACAGACATGGCTCCCAAAGTACTCATTTCCGACAAGCTTTCCGACGCTGCCGTCCAGATTTTCCGCGACCGCGGTATCGATGTCGATTTCCAGCCCGATCTCGGCAAGGACAAGGACAAGCTGGCCGAGGTCATCGGCAACTACGATGGTCTCGCCATCCGCTCCGCGACCAAGGTCACCGAAAAGATCCTCGCCAATGCGCCGAACCTCAAGGTGATCGGTCGCGCGGGGATCGGCACCGACAACATCGACAAGGACGAAGCCTCGAAGAAGGGCGTGATCGTCATGAACACGCCTTTCGGCAACATGATCACCACCGCCGAACATGCCATCGCCATGATGTTCGCCGTGGCACGGCAGATCCCCGAAGCGTCCGCATCCACCCACGCGGG is a genomic window of Sulfitobacter alexandrii containing:
- the rlmN gene encoding 23S rRNA (adenine(2503)-C(2))-methyltransferase RlmN, coding for MTATAPITQDVHTIPRKLPEGPINLVGMTRERMREVLIAHGTPEKQAKMRVGQIWQWIYQWGVRDFASMTNLAKAYRAELAEKFVIEVPEVVTRQVSTDGTRKYLVRIAGGHEVEVVYIPEEGRGTLCVSSQVGCTLTCSFCHTGTQKLVRNLTAAEIIGQVMVARDDLGEWPVPGATKDETRLLSNIVLMGMGEPLYNFENVRDAMKIAMDAEGIQLSRRRITLSTSGVVPEIWRTAEEIGCQLAVSFHATTDEVRDKLVPINKRWNIAELLEALKSYPKVSNSERITFEYVMLDGVNDSDEDARRLVKLIEDIPAKVNLIPFNEWPGAPYRRSSNNRIRAFADIIYKAGYASPIRTPRGEDIMAACGQLKSATERARKSRRQIEADAGISS
- a CDS encoding invasion associated locus B family protein yields the protein MIRNFGVIVGLAALAAASGAAAQDQSTNRVAAKTDWSVFVEDNPTECWGVSTPKETVNSRDGRVVAVNRGQTLLMVFYRPSAGAKGQVAFTGGYPFKSGSTVTMDISGTTFELFTEGEWAWPATTEDDAKIITAMKRGADAVVSGESGRGTDTKDTFSLLGFTAAVEDAAKRCGG
- a CDS encoding asparaginase, with amino-acid sequence MTQPSPFAEIWRGPFLESVHSGHAVICDDTGQIVEAWGDPATVILPRSSSKMIQALPLLTSGAADKARLGTEQLALACASHNGAAIHTDRVETWLSTLGLDDSDFRCGPQEPDDREARDGLIRAGQSPCQVHNNCSGKHAGFLTLNKHLGGGADYVDPAHPVQRACLAAFEEVTGESSPGYGIDGCSAPNFACSLQGMARAMAGFAAAPEGSAEARLHQAMRLHPELVAGEGRACTELMRAMDGKVALKTGAEGFFIAILPEQKLGIALKAACGTTRAAECAIAAILVRLGVLDPNHPATLKRMNAPITNRRDIVTGVLKPAADLL
- the serB gene encoding phosphoserine phosphatase SerB, yielding MLTAVLLSSPRDPKLDPALIDSLRNAWGGGDAVWLAPDEAAEFGIARQPDNFEAVWEDCQKMGVDLVVVPTANRRKRMLLADMDSTMIQQECIDELADEAGVGARVKDITARAMNGELDFEGALRERVGLLKGLPESVIEKVLSERITLMPGGPTLVATMKAQGGHAALVSGGFTAFTAKVAALLGFDEHRANTLLADKGVLSGEVGMPILGKQAKVDALEQITARLGIAEADVIAVGDGANDLGMLTRAGLGVALHAKPAVAAQCNVRVNFGDLTALLYVQGYAKADFAA
- a CDS encoding phosphoserine transaminase, with the translated sequence MAITAPATRPANPRFSSGPCAKIPTFDLTKLASAPLGRSHRAAPGKAKLLEAIETTREVLGVPADYRIGIVPASDTGAFEMAMWSLLGERPAEMVAWESFGAGWVTDVVKQLKIEATVHEADYGQIVDMAALNYDHDVCFTWNGTTSGVRMPNGDAIPADRKGLTLCDATSAAFAQDLPWDKLDVTTFSWQKVLGGEAAHGMLILSPRAVERLESYTPAWPLPKIFRMTKGGKLNEGIFKGETINTPSMLCVEDYLLALDWAKSVGGLKGLMARADANAKVIFDFCEANDWIANLAEDPATRSNTSVCLKFTDDRITDGAAFAKAVAKRLADEGVALDIGAYRDAPPGLRIWCGGTVETSDIEAMLPWLSWAFEAEISA